TACTCTTAGACTTCGCTTTTTTTATTGATAATAATCACAATATATGGTATAATTTAAAGAAATATTTGACTAGGAAAGGTGAGTTAAATGCAAATTAAACCATTAGGAAATAGAATATTAATTGAAAAGGTAAAAATAGAGAAGAAAACAAGAAGTGGATTAATATTAACAGATAATGTAGAAGCAGAAAATAATTTTGCAAAAGTATTAGAAGTTTCAGAAAATATTTCTGACAAAATTAAGAAAAATGATTATGTTTTAGTAGATTTATCTAAAGCAATGGAAGTTAGAACCGAAGGTGTAGTAAAATATATTTTAAATTTTGAGGATGTTTATGCAATAGTTGGAGGATATAATGAGTAAAATTATTAAATTTAATGAAGAAGCAAGATTAGCATTACAAAAAGGAGTAGATGTTCTTGCTGATGCAGTAAAAATTACTTTAGGACCACGTGGGAGAAATGTTGTTTTAGATAGAGGATATGGAGCTCCATTAATTACTAATGATGGTGTTACTATAGCTAAAGAAATTGAGCTTGAAGATTATACTGAAAATTTAGGTGCACAATTAATGAAAGAAGTTGCAATAAAAGCTAATGATGTTGCTGGAGATGGAACTACTACAGCTACTGTACTTGCACAAAGTTTAATAAGAGAAGGTTCTAAAATGATACAAGCAGGTGCTAATCCTGTTTTTATTAGAAGAGGAATAGAAAAAACTTCTAAATTAGCTATTGAAAAATTAAGAGAAAGATCTGTTTCAATAAAAGATAATAATGAAATAGAACAAGTTGCTTCAATCTCTGCTGCTGATGAAAATATAGGTAAATTAATTGCTAATGCAATGAAAATTGTAGGG
This window of the Streptobacillus canis genome carries:
- a CDS encoding co-chaperone GroES family protein encodes the protein MQIKPLGNRILIEKVKIEKKTRSGLILTDNVEAENNFAKVLEVSENISDKIKKNDYVLVDLSKAMEVRTEGVVKYILNFEDVYAIVGGYNE